In one window of Patescibacteria group bacterium DNA:
- a CDS encoding DNA-directed RNA polymerase subunit beta: protein MPETKTTKYRGHQDRKYFTDIAESMPMPDLIEVQKNSYNWFLKNGLADLFDEISPVTDFIGRDLELYFEDYVLDEPKFDEVESRAKNITYEAPLRVKVKLVNKRTEQVSAQEVFLGDFPLMTDNGTFIVNGIERVVVSQLIRSAGVIFTAEFLKGKKYYGAKIIPNRGAWLELETDANKVIWVRIDRKRKVAVTSLLRAFGIETDEAIKALFKDVDIPREGEDEGYIDATISKDLAKNEAEGLKEVYKRIRPGDLATTDNARQLIHSMFFRFDRYDFDRVGRYKLNRRFGFDIPNNKETRILRREDLVAIIKEVIRLNITQEPEDDIDHLGNRRVRAIGELIQNKFRVGLARMERIVKDRMSTANLEEINPGKLINARPVISVVKEFFMSSQLSQFMDQTNPLAELEHKRRLSAMGPGGLTRERAGFDVRDVHATHYGRICPIATPEGPNIGLVGHLAGYAKLNDYGFLEAPYRKVLTDIENDPKITEGKITRDDIYAMKDGKQGKLLIQAGETINSAVAKKMADEIEAGITIPIKPVVTHEIVYLDAFEEEKYTTTAFTTPIDKNGHFLVHRCEGRVHGKPSSVDVHHIDFVGVAANQIISVATSLIPFMEHDDGQRALMGTNMQRQAVPLIFPDSPIVGTGVEANAAINSGHVVVAKDDGKVISVDAAHIKVEYKNGERKNYELTKFLISNASSCINQRPIVSQGEVIKKGQVLSDGPSIDRGELALGRNVLVAFMTWEGFNFEDAIIVSERMVSNDVFSSIHIEEYTIDVRDTKLGPEMVTSDIPNISEEKLRDLDEKGIIRIGAEVSSGDILVGKITPKGETELSAEEKLLRAIFGEKAKDVRDSSLYLEHGEHGKVVDIKKFTREAGDKLSAGVHQSIQVTVANLRKIQVGDKMAGRHGNKGVISKVVAIEDMPYLEDGTPVDIILSPLGIISRMNLGQLLETHLGFAAKKLGYKVATPVLNGITEQQIKDELIRAGLPGDGKVRLFNGKTGEAFDNKVTVGYKYMLKLNHMVDDKVHQRSIGPYSLITQQPLGGKAQFGGQRFGEMEVWALEAYGAAHCLQEILTIKSDDVPGRSKAYEAIIKGEQIRKLNVPESFNVLTRELKGLGLDVELIGGEDVIHEVEESDEVVEKIEGMEVVVPAAEIREVGEEPEIVDEIIDVVDEE from the coding sequence ATGCCCGAGACAAAAACCACTAAGTATAGAGGACATCAGGATAGAAAGTATTTTACTGATATCGCTGAGTCAATGCCGATGCCAGACCTTATCGAAGTTCAAAAGAACTCGTATAACTGGTTTTTAAAAAATGGATTAGCTGATCTTTTTGATGAGATCTCACCAGTGACTGATTTCATCGGTCGTGACTTGGAGCTATATTTTGAGGATTATGTCCTTGATGAGCCTAAATTTGACGAAGTTGAGAGTCGGGCGAAGAATATTACTTATGAAGCGCCTTTGCGGGTAAAGGTGAAATTGGTAAATAAGCGAACTGAACAAGTTTCCGCGCAAGAGGTATTTTTGGGAGATTTCCCATTAATGACTGATAACGGAACTTTTATTGTTAATGGTATTGAGCGTGTAGTGGTGTCTCAGTTAATCAGAAGTGCGGGTGTTATTTTCACCGCTGAGTTTTTGAAGGGCAAAAAATATTACGGAGCGAAGATTATTCCAAATCGTGGTGCTTGGTTAGAATTGGAGACAGACGCGAACAAAGTTATCTGGGTCAGAATTGATAGAAAGAGAAAAGTAGCCGTTACTTCATTGTTGCGGGCTTTTGGCATTGAAACTGATGAGGCGATTAAAGCATTATTTAAAGATGTTGATATTCCAAGAGAGGGTGAAGACGAAGGTTATATTGATGCGACTATCTCTAAGGATTTAGCTAAGAATGAAGCGGAAGGTTTGAAGGAAGTATATAAGAGAATTCGACCGGGTGATTTGGCTACTACTGATAACGCACGTCAATTGATTCACTCGATGTTCTTCCGTTTTGACCGTTATGATTTTGACCGTGTTGGTAGATATAAATTGAATCGAAGATTTGGATTTGATATTCCAAACAACAAAGAAACTAGAATCTTAAGAAGAGAAGATTTGGTAGCGATTATTAAAGAAGTTATCAGATTGAATATTACTCAAGAGCCTGAAGATGATATTGATCATTTGGGTAATCGTCGTGTGCGAGCCATTGGTGAATTGATTCAAAACAAATTCCGTGTTGGTTTGGCTCGTATGGAGCGTATCGTGAAAGATAGAATGAGTACTGCTAATTTGGAAGAAATTAATCCTGGTAAGTTGATCAATGCTCGTCCAGTGATTTCTGTAGTGAAGGAGTTTTTTATGTCTTCCCAGCTGTCACAATTCATGGATCAAACAAATCCTTTGGCTGAATTGGAACACAAGCGTCGTTTGTCCGCGATGGGTCCTGGTGGTTTGACCAGAGAACGCGCTGGTTTCGACGTGCGTGATGTGCACGCTACTCACTACGGCCGTATTTGTCCGATTGCTACTCCGGAAGGTCCGAATATTGGTTTAGTAGGTCACCTTGCCGGTTATGCGAAGTTGAATGACTACGGATTCTTGGAGGCGCCTTATCGAAAAGTTTTGACTGATATTGAAAATGATCCAAAAATTACTGAAGGCAAGATTACTCGTGATGATATTTATGCAATGAAAGATGGCAAACAAGGCAAGCTTTTGATTCAAGCAGGCGAAACCATCAATTCAGCAGTAGCGAAGAAAATGGCGGACGAGATTGAAGCGGGGATTACTATTCCGATCAAACCGGTAGTAACTCACGAGATTGTTTATCTTGATGCTTTTGAAGAAGAAAAATATACAACGACAGCGTTTACAACTCCGATTGATAAGAACGGTCACTTTTTGGTGCATCGTTGTGAAGGCCGTGTGCATGGCAAGCCTTCGAGCGTAGACGTGCATCACATTGACTTTGTTGGTGTGGCAGCGAATCAAATTATTTCTGTAGCGACTTCATTGATTCCATTTATGGAACATGACGATGGACAGAGAGCCTTGATGGGTACAAACATGCAACGTCAAGCTGTGCCTTTGATTTTTCCTGATTCTCCGATTGTGGGTACTGGTGTTGAAGCCAATGCGGCGATTAACTCTGGTCACGTGGTGGTAGCAAAGGACGATGGTAAAGTAATCAGTGTGGATGCAGCGCATATTAAGGTTGAATATAAGAATGGTGAAAGAAAGAACTACGAATTGACTAAATTTTTAATCTCTAATGCATCTAGTTGTATCAATCAAAGACCGATTGTGAGCCAAGGCGAAGTGATTAAGAAAGGTCAAGTTTTGAGTGATGGTCCTTCTATCGATCGTGGTGAATTAGCTTTGGGCAGAAATGTCTTGGTGGCCTTTATGACTTGGGAAGGATTTAACTTTGAAGATGCTATTATTGTATCAGAAAGAATGGTAAGTAATGACGTGTTCTCTTCAATTCATATTGAAGAATACACAATCGACGTGCGTGATACAAAGCTTGGACCGGAAATGGTAACAAGCGATATTCCAAATATTAGTGAAGAAAAATTAAGAGATTTAGATGAAAAGGGTATTATCCGTATTGGTGCTGAAGTTAGCTCTGGTGATATTTTGGTTGGTAAGATTACTCCAAAAGGTGAAACAGAATTATCAGCGGAAGAAAAATTGTTAAGAGCTATCTTTGGTGAGAAGGCGAAAGACGTGCGTGATTCATCTCTTTATCTTGAACATGGTGAACATGGTAAGGTAGTTGATATCAAGAAGTTTACGCGTGAAGCGGGTGATAAGTTGTCCGCAGGTGTGCATCAGTCAATTCAAGTTACCGTTGCGAACTTAAGAAAGATTCAAGTTGGTGACAAGATGGCTGGTCGTCATGGTAACAAGGGTGTTATTTCCAAAGTGGTGGCTATCGAAGATATGCCTTACCTAGAAGATGGTACTCCAGTTGATATTATTTTGTCGCCATTGGGTATTATTTCTCGTATGAACCTTGGTCAGTTGTTAGAAACTCATTTAGGCTTTGCGGCGAAGAAATTGGGCTACAAAGTAGCGACTCCGGTTTTGAATGGTATCACTGAACAACAAATCAAGGATGAATTGATTCGAGCTGGATTGCCGGGTGATGGTAAAGTCCGCTTGTTTAATGGTAAGACTGGTGAGGCTTTTGATAATAAAGTAACCGTTGGTTACAAATACATGTTAAAACTTAACCATATGGTTGATGACAAAGTGCATCAACGATCAATCGGACCTTACTCCTTGATTACGCAACAGCCTTTGGGTGGTAAAGCGCAATTTGGTGGACAGAGATTCGGTGAAATGGAAGTTTGGGCTTTGGAAGCCTATGGTGCGGCGCATTGTTTGCAAGAAATTTTGACCATTAAGTCTGATGATGTTCCTGGTCGAAGTAAAGCATACGAAGCGATTATCAAGGGTGAGCAAATCAGAAAATTGAACGTACCGGAATCATTCAATGTATTAACAAGAGAATTAAAAGGTCTTGGCCTCGATGTGGAATTAATCGGCGGTGAAGATGTTATTCACGAAGTCGAAGAGAGTGATGAAGTAGTGGAAAAAATCGAAGGCATGGAAGTGGTAGTGCCAGCTGCGGAGATCCGCGAGGTTGGTGAAGAGCCGGAGATTGTCGATGAAATTATTGATGTTGTTGATGAAGAATAA
- a CDS encoding pilin, with translation MSTPLPSGGTSEVCTEYDETAPVAQPNKTTEINFTPQIPFGDTITSDDIKAGAGIAKYTTNVYKYAVSIVGILAAIVLMWGGVRWLTAGGNQEAVGDAKKWIEGALSGLVLVMTSYMILYFVNPDLTTFKLIKITPIEEKVTPEVARVTKIDTSTILTGIGRKRDCVGSEFEGCVRMDNLQPSIINVISNFCKNLPPGECYITGAGEAGHTTGATGHDTGNKIDLRLTPTLTNYIEKNFTPAGTRSDKAIMYLDPKTNNCYALESNHWDIQGVSRGCP, from the coding sequence GTGTCTACTCCGCTTCCGAGTGGTGGCACTTCTGAAGTTTGTACTGAATACGACGAAACTGCGCCAGTCGCTCAACCAAATAAAACAACGGAAATAAACTTCACTCCCCAAATTCCTTTCGGTGATACCATAACATCCGACGACATCAAGGCTGGTGCAGGGATTGCAAAATACACCACCAATGTCTATAAATACGCTGTCAGTATTGTGGGCATTTTAGCTGCGATTGTATTGATGTGGGGCGGTGTGCGTTGGTTGACTGCTGGTGGAAACCAAGAAGCGGTTGGTGATGCTAAAAAATGGATTGAGGGAGCCTTATCTGGATTAGTTTTAGTTATGACTTCGTATATGATTTTGTATTTTGTAAATCCTGATCTGACGACTTTTAAATTGATAAAAATAACACCGATAGAAGAAAAAGTAACGCCAGAAGTAGCCAGAGTTACAAAAATAGACACGAGCACAATTCTTACTGGAATTGGAAGAAAAAGGGATTGTGTTGGTTCAGAATTTGAAGGCTGCGTAAGAATGGATAATCTTCAGCCAAGTATTATAAATGTAATAAGTAATTTTTGTAAAAATTTACCACCTGGTGAGTGTTATATAACTGGTGCCGGTGAAGCTGGTCACACAACCGGAGCTACCGGACACGACACCGGTAATAAAATAGATTTAAGACTAACGCCCACACTGACTAATTACATTGAAAAAAATTTCACACCAGCCGGAACTAGAAGCGATAAAGCTATAATGTATTTAGATCCAAAGACAAATAATTGCTATGCCCTAGAATCTAATCATTGGGACATACAGGGTGTCTCAAGAGGTTGCCCATAA
- a CDS encoding DUF2283 domain-containing protein: MYDIESNILSIEVAKGKIANTKEFGNFIIHTSANGKPLLIEILDASNFTKKFDILTELNNIKNLAPNTNQ; the protein is encoded by the coding sequence ATGTACGACATTGAATCAAACATCTTATCGATTGAAGTTGCGAAGGGCAAGATTGCCAACACTAAGGAATTTGGGAATTTTATTATTCACACATCAGCAAATGGTAAACCGCTTTTAATCGAAATCTTAGATGCTTCGAACTTTACTAAAAAATTTGATATTTTAACAGAATTAAATAATATTAAAAATTTAGCACCAAACACTAATCAATAA
- a CDS encoding pilin encodes MFKTKKILSIASLFIFLGMFFVFTNNAHAITYKAQIGFGSFSVEKEIGPDSIGEYITEVYKYAVSVVGILASIVLMWGGVRWLTAGGDSAAVDDAKKWIEGALSGLVLVMTSYMILYFVNPDLIKFKSIKIDPIKAVATTNKDIFATAEGCCFSNCTSLSYGKDKCTCQPSTKDACTGTYNSFDASQKDCSKDFGDKTCVAGATGSGNCEGVTNGTRSQKDGVEGYCRLNEWYACINPSGFCEDNLMDYSCKNSSGFCGGGSGGDCNCKLRLDAWGYAVPLLNVGDCTCK; translated from the coding sequence ATGTTCAAAACAAAAAAAATCCTATCCATCGCTTCCCTATTTATTTTCCTAGGCATGTTTTTCGTATTCACAAACAACGCTCACGCGATTACGTATAAGGCACAGATTGGCTTTGGTTCATTTAGTGTCGAAAAAGAAATCGGCCCTGATTCTATCGGCGAATATATAACCGAAGTTTATAAATACGCCGTCAGCGTAGTGGGAATTTTGGCATCGATTGTACTAATGTGGGGCGGCGTGCGCTGGCTCACAGCCGGTGGTGACAGTGCCGCAGTTGATGATGCCAAGAAATGGATCGAAGGAGCTTTGTCGGGATTAGTATTAGTGATGACTTCGTATATGATTTTGTATTTTGTGAATCCGGATTTGATTAAGTTTAAGTCAATTAAGATTGATCCGATTAAGGCGGTTGCCACAACCAATAAAGATATATTTGCCACCGCCGAGGGGTGCTGCTTTTCAAATTGCACAAGCTTAAGTTATGGAAAGGATAAATGCACATGCCAACCAAGCACAAAAGATGCATGCACTGGCACATATAATTCATTTGACGCAAGTCAAAAAGACTGCAGTAAAGACTTTGGAGATAAGACCTGTGTAGCTGGCGCAACAGGTAGCGGCAATTGCGAAGGGGTGACAAATGGAACAAGGTCACAAAAAGATGGAGTTGAGGGATACTGTCGTCTCAATGAATGGTATGCATGTATTAATCCCAGTGGTTTTTGCGAAGATAATCTCATGGACTATAGTTGCAAAAATTCATCAGGTTTTTGCGGAGGTGGCAGTGGCGGCGATTGTAATTGTAAATTAAGATTAGACGCGTGGGGCTATGCAGTACCTCTATTAAACGTGGGCGATTGTACATGTAAATAA
- a CDS encoding pyruvate ferredoxin oxidoreductase: MPTNTRSNVKTTTVVKKPKQKTMLAPGHRACAGCGQLIAARTVANVLGANTIITNGTGCLEVTTTPYPESSWGMPWIHSLFENAAAVATGVSAALRQQKKDKKVKVVAQGGDGSTFDIGFGLISGMWERGEDILYICYDNEAYSNTGMQASGATPIGSSTTTTPVGALTTGAVRPKKDMLAIALAHGVNYVAQSTTGYLGDIEAKVKKALETPGPGYIQILSPCVPGWGIKSSDAISLGKVAAQTGLYPLLEFVNGELTKKLNIPNKIKVEEYLKAQGRFSHLFKTPEGKKTIKVIQDMADKNISKYGL; this comes from the coding sequence ATGCCAACAAATACAAGGAGTAACGTAAAGACTACAACGGTAGTCAAAAAACCTAAACAAAAAACAATGTTAGCGCCCGGACACAGAGCTTGTGCTGGCTGTGGTCAATTGATCGCCGCTAGAACGGTTGCCAATGTTTTGGGAGCTAATACTATTATCACCAATGGCACAGGCTGTCTTGAGGTGACCACCACCCCCTACCCAGAATCATCTTGGGGCATGCCATGGATTCATTCATTATTTGAAAACGCAGCGGCAGTTGCAACAGGCGTTTCCGCGGCTTTGCGACAACAAAAAAAGGATAAAAAAGTTAAAGTTGTTGCCCAGGGCGGCGATGGCAGCACCTTTGATATCGGTTTTGGCTTGATTAGCGGTATGTGGGAACGTGGTGAAGATATTTTGTATATCTGCTATGACAATGAAGCTTATTCCAATACCGGTATGCAGGCTAGTGGCGCGACTCCAATCGGGTCATCTACAACCACTACCCCAGTTGGCGCCTTAACTACTGGCGCTGTAAGGCCAAAAAAGGACATGTTGGCAATCGCTCTTGCTCACGGCGTAAACTATGTAGCCCAATCCACCACTGGTTACTTAGGCGACATTGAAGCCAAGGTAAAAAAAGCCTTGGAAACACCTGGACCAGGCTATATTCAAATCCTTTCTCCCTGTGTTCCTGGTTGGGGCATCAAATCTAGCGATGCGATCAGCCTTGGCAAAGTGGCCGCGCAAACCGGTCTTTATCCCCTACTAGAATTCGTAAATGGTGAATTAACTAAAAAATTAAACATCCCGAACAAGATTAAAGTTGAAGAGTATTTGAAAGCGCAAGGTCGTTTTTCACATTTATTCAAAACTCCAGAGGGCAAAAAGACCATCAAAGTCATCCAAGACATGGCTGATAAAAATATCTCAAAATACGGATTGTAA
- the rpoC gene encoding DNA-directed RNA polymerase subunit beta', with the protein MLNPIKTTDFNAVKLKLASPEVILSWSHGEVTRPETINYRTQKPEKNGLFCEKIFGPSKDWECYCGKYKKIRYKGIVCDKCGVEVTRSIVRRERMGHIELETPCTHIWFLRGLSSKIGLLLGLSMQALEKVVYFANFIITDVDEELKMATLDQIKTEFASKKKSIEGEFNRQVSEIKAEKQKMSKEGKSVLEIDEEMDGKIVSLKKVHDEKMENLNDALDQAQKELKELVPLLIISESVYQNLSLKYGHIFEAGIGAESVRGLLEKIDLEKTIAKLQEDLVDCLDSKRDKLVKRLKLAKSLLGNSIKPEWMIMTHIPVIPPDLRPMVALDGGRYATSDLNDLYRRVINRNNRLKQLTDLSAPEVICRNEKRMLQEAVDALIDNSARHGKTVIASTGQKRMLKSLADSLKGKQGRFRQNLLGKRIDYSGRSVIVVNPKLRLDQCGLPKIMAIELFKPFVISKLIEQGIVHNVRSASRFMETGADVVWDILEDIIKGSFVMLNRAPTLHRLGIQAFRPILIEGKAIQIHPSVCSAFNADFDGDQMAVHVPLTKEAIWEAENIMLSTKNILKPATGDPVVAPSQDIVWGSYYLTNEVKDDREDKQLKKFSSENEVILAYDAKAIKLQEPMLVKLRNGEIIRTTAGRVMFNDILPDKLRFINKVVDKGVLKNIVKDSFRYYGADETVTLIDELKDKSFDFITRSGLSWSMGDLPQFDEKDALIDATQEKVEEIQEQFEEGLLTDSERYSKIIELWTSAKDRVTDICKKGLPIESPVYSMIESGARGSWAQLTQILGMKGLVTSPSGDIIELPIKGNFKKGFGVLEYFIATHGVRKGLSDTALRTANAGYLTRRLVDVSQDMIVTQEDCGDTEGMVINKKESEEMGTTLANRVLGRNLAKDLVNTAGKVLVKADTLIDDDIYDEIKNEDIEEATIRAVLSCKLSRGVCMKCYGWDLGYNKTVKMGTAVGVIAAQSIGEPGTQLTMRTFHTGGVAGVDDITQGLPRVEEIFEARAPKRKAFLAEESGRVQIESAQKVVDGKSVPSSSHIKILKIYYMGHEINRYGFAEAITKAKLAAKSDKKEKAPVIGKKDVKVLVENGQKIIMGQELFKVGKEIVTSEVNGKAILGENSVKVEAEAEKFKEYILAKGTAILVQDGDDVKKGDTLTDGSLDLQELFRYKGQLDTQKYIIREIQNVYSSQGQPLNDKHIEIISRQMFSRFFIRNSGNTSLMSGEIVESSVVDRALRQMEGGVDDTLRADRLLMGITKASLTTDSFLSAASFQETARVLIDASVTGKVDYLEGLKENVIIGRLIPSGTGYRGLTESASRKTK; encoded by the coding sequence ATGTTGAATCCAATTAAAACTACAGACTTCAATGCTGTAAAACTCAAACTAGCTTCTCCTGAAGTTATTTTGTCTTGGTCTCATGGTGAAGTCACCAGACCAGAGACAATCAATTACCGCACTCAAAAGCCAGAAAAGAATGGTTTGTTTTGCGAAAAGATTTTTGGTCCTTCTAAGGATTGGGAATGTTATTGTGGTAAGTATAAAAAAATCAGATACAAAGGTATTGTTTGTGACAAGTGTGGCGTGGAGGTAACACGTAGTATTGTTCGTCGTGAAAGAATGGGTCATATCGAATTAGAAACTCCTTGTACTCACATTTGGTTTTTGCGTGGCTTGTCCTCAAAAATCGGTTTGCTTTTAGGTTTATCAATGCAAGCTTTGGAAAAAGTAGTTTATTTTGCCAACTTTATCATCACTGATGTGGATGAGGAATTAAAAATGGCGACTTTGGACCAAATCAAAACTGAATTTGCCTCAAAGAAAAAATCAATTGAAGGTGAGTTTAACAGACAGGTGAGCGAGATTAAGGCTGAAAAACAAAAGATGAGCAAGGAAGGAAAATCAGTTTTGGAAATTGATGAGGAAATGGATGGTAAGATTGTGTCTTTAAAAAAGGTGCATGATGAAAAGATGGAAAACTTGAATGATGCTCTTGATCAAGCGCAAAAAGAATTGAAAGAGTTAGTGCCGTTGTTGATTATTTCCGAAAGTGTTTATCAGAATTTGAGTTTGAAATATGGTCATATTTTTGAAGCTGGAATTGGTGCTGAATCAGTTCGTGGTTTGTTAGAAAAGATTGACTTGGAAAAAACGATTGCGAAATTGCAAGAAGATTTAGTAGATTGTTTGGATTCAAAACGTGATAAATTGGTAAAGAGATTGAAATTGGCAAAGAGCTTGTTGGGTAATAGCATCAAGCCAGAATGGATGATTATGACTCATATCCCGGTTATCCCACCAGACTTGCGACCAATGGTTGCCTTGGACGGTGGTCGTTATGCGACTTCTGATTTAAATGATTTGTATCGTCGTGTAATTAACCGAAATAATCGTTTGAAGCAATTGACTGATTTGAGCGCACCGGAAGTAATCTGTCGTAATGAAAAGCGTATGTTGCAAGAAGCGGTTGATGCTTTGATTGATAACTCCGCTCGTCATGGTAAGACTGTGATTGCGTCCACTGGACAAAAGAGAATGTTGAAGTCATTAGCTGATTCTTTGAAAGGTAAGCAAGGTCGTTTCCGACAAAACTTACTTGGTAAACGTATTGATTACTCTGGACGTTCTGTAATTGTAGTTAATCCGAAATTGCGTTTAGATCAATGTGGTCTGCCAAAAATTATGGCGATTGAATTGTTTAAGCCGTTTGTAATTAGTAAGTTAATTGAACAAGGCATCGTACACAATGTGCGTTCTGCTTCCAGATTCATGGAAACTGGTGCGGATGTGGTTTGGGATATCCTGGAAGATATCATCAAGGGTTCATTTGTAATGTTAAACCGCGCTCCTACCTTGCATAGACTAGGTATCCAAGCGTTTAGACCGATTTTGATTGAAGGTAAAGCGATTCAAATCCACCCTTCTGTTTGTTCTGCGTTTAACGCCGATTTCGATGGTGACCAAATGGCCGTTCATGTGCCTTTGACCAAAGAAGCAATCTGGGAAGCGGAAAATATCATGCTTTCAACCAAGAATATTTTGAAACCAGCGACAGGGGACCCTGTAGTTGCGCCTTCTCAAGATATTGTTTGGGGTTCATATTATTTGACGAACGAGGTGAAGGATGATCGTGAAGATAAGCAATTGAAGAAGTTTTCATCTGAAAATGAAGTTATCTTGGCTTACGATGCTAAGGCAATCAAATTGCAAGAACCGATGTTGGTGAAATTGCGTAACGGTGAAATTATTAGAACAACGGCTGGTCGCGTGATGTTTAACGACATTTTGCCTGATAAATTGCGTTTCATTAATAAGGTGGTTGATAAGGGTGTATTGAAAAATATCGTGAAAGATAGTTTTAGATATTACGGTGCTGATGAAACAGTGACTTTAATTGATGAATTAAAAGATAAGAGTTTTGACTTTATTACACGAAGTGGACTTTCTTGGAGTATGGGCGATTTGCCACAATTCGATGAGAAGGATGCCTTGATTGACGCGACTCAAGAAAAAGTCGAAGAGATTCAAGAACAATTCGAAGAAGGTTTATTAACTGATTCTGAAAGATATTCCAAGATTATTGAGTTATGGACATCAGCCAAGGATCGTGTAACTGATATTTGTAAAAAAGGTTTGCCAATTGAAAGTCCGGTTTATTCGATGATTGAATCTGGCGCTCGTGGTTCATGGGCACAGTTGACACAGATTTTGGGTATGAAAGGTTTGGTGACCTCTCCATCTGGTGATATTATCGAATTGCCGATTAAAGGAAACTTTAAAAAGGGTTTCGGTGTATTGGAATACTTTATCGCGACTCATGGCGTACGTAAAGGTTTGTCTGATACGGCCTTGAGAACAGCGAACGCTGGTTATTTGACTCGTCGTTTGGTAGATGTGTCTCAAGATATGATTGTCACTCAAGAAGATTGTGGTGATACTGAAGGTATGGTAATTAACAAAAAAGAGAGTGAAGAAATGGGCACAACTTTGGCGAACAGAGTTTTGGGTCGTAACTTGGCTAAGGATTTAGTTAATACTGCTGGTAAAGTTTTGGTAAAGGCAGACACCTTGATTGATGATGATATTTATGATGAGATCAAAAATGAAGATATTGAAGAAGCGACAATTCGTGCCGTACTTAGCTGTAAGTTATCTCGTGGTGTGTGTATGAAGTGTTATGGTTGGGATCTAGGTTACAACAAGACCGTGAAGATGGGTACCGCTGTTGGTGTTATCGCTGCTCAGTCTATTGGTGAACCGGGAACACAGTTGACGATGAGAACCTTTCATACTGGTGGTGTGGCTGGTGTTGATGATATTACTCAAGGTTTGCCTCGTGTAGAAGAAATTTTCGAAGCGCGTGCGCCAAAGAGAAAAGCCTTCTTGGCTGAAGAGTCCGGACGTGTACAGATTGAATCAGCGCAAAAAGTGGTTGATGGTAAATCAGTGCCAAGTAGTTCTCATATCAAAATTTTGAAGATTTACTACATGGGTCATGAAATCAATCGTTACGGTTTTGCTGAAGCAATCACCAAAGCGAAATTAGCTGCGAAGAGCGACAAGAAAGAAAAGGCTCCAGTGATTGGCAAGAAAGACGTGAAAGTTTTGGTAGAAAATGGTCAGAAAATAATCATGGGCCAAGAGCTTTTCAAGGTTGGTAAAGAAATTGTTACTTCTGAGGTGAATGGTAAAGCGATTTTGGGTGAAAACAGCGTGAAGGTTGAGGCTGAAGCTGAGAAATTCAAAGAATATATCTTGGCAAAAGGCACCGCGATCTTAGTACAAGATGGCGATGATGTTAAGAAAGGTGATACGTTGACAGATGGTAGTCTTGATTTGCAAGAATTGTTCCGCTACAAGGGTCAGCTGGATACACAAAAATATATTATTAGAGAAATTCAAAATGTATACTCTTCACAAGGTCAACCTTTGAACGATAAGCATATTGAAATTATTTCTCGTCAAATGTTCTCAAGATTCTTTATTCGTAACTCAGGCAACACTTCATTGATGTCTGGTGAAATCGTAGAGTCTTCTGTGGTGGATAGAGCGTTGCGACAAATGGAAGGTGGCGTAGATGATACTTTGCGAGCCGATAGATTGTTGATGGGTATTACTAAAGCGTCCTTGACGACTGATAGTTTCTTATCAGCGGCATCCTTTCAGGAAACCGCCAGAGTGCTTATTGATGCCTCTGTTACCGGCAAGGTTGATTACCTTGAAGGTTTGAAGGAAAACGTTATCATCGGTCGTTTGATTCCGTCTGGAACTGGTTACCGAGGATTGACTGAGTCAGCGAGCCGTAAGACTAAATAG